A window of the Plasmodium falciparum 3D7 genome assembly, chromosome: 3 genome harbors these coding sequences:
- a CDS encoding exportin-1, putative gives MENESFNPLSLLDKNQAFDAEKLKLLDNVVEALLDTKDKNRRDFAQNLLNQFKMLDTSWRSVSIILEHSENVNTKFYGLQILEECINNRWNILPSEEKEGMKNFIACYTITLSTEGTTVGVDRHLLNKLDETLIQIVKQEWPDSWSSFIPDIVNSAKLNQNVCENNMKLLNMLSEEVFEFGNETLVKKKKEKLRNEYASQFQEVYNLCLYILEANVYNKRSTNTSLIKQTLHCLSNFFKWIPLTYIFDKYKFNDNNIQIIDLLFDHFWDDISYKIECVKCIQEIVMLKIDEKNILYFDNVFINLWTKLVSKIKLLPNANEMKNIPPELKIFWEQYFLQLSICITSFLKNYREKIVEKNNNTNDVNIVFKFLNMLANSNMEEVFLIIIDYYNIFTEQLIRELITRLEQEHNFKNKNDMNSSSLDMKNTLTTNMNLDSSSLTNRKSYSFVTMNNDINLLNNNNNNNNSNNMNSSNMNSNMVININEYSSILDKIDLNPSDIKKMCPRIKLYEFILNDIRKTVIEKMAKPQEIYISYDNETGEVVRDFEPDTTEISLYNTMKTTLVYLTYLGSEKTMELIVELLNKESEKSLKNTNKNEVWNSTKTNRISYAVGSISMCMTLKKEQDFLMYILRIYLHMIEVKNGEENRAILASCVMYIVSQYHRFLKLHWRFLKTVMKKLFEFAENEKVQDMAAETILKICKQCKNVIAKNNHNNDNNESFFSTFIKFHNNIMHKLPEKLNLLLYEAIAHVISCFPYEEKQESIKVLMSKLMNLWNSLIYANNNGAIKDMNNTNSLNNNNINNNNNININNDDMKNLEHLCTYENSKLIITFVRVNCRLAYALSYFYYEQLALVFLDFLKIYQLYSKFINLEVEANGTKRIKHAQFRNLFLMKREFLHLIETTIERSCYNIQDLEKELLKREQKKLKNEIDESMEIHLPTIEEAKQINFQMTSNILNVLLETILVDYRDSNPHIKDAEVFSLLSTVFKKIENVTCPILPTVLNYVLLPTIDMIKNDFSSYPEHREKFYNFLDACVRHCFDYLFTLDSEIFNTFIQSLLWAIKHEHPSVADHGLRITQQFLHNIIIKKKEYLEEFCKAFYYIILNEILKTLTDSFHKSGFHYQTIILMNLLRLLEFEVVNIPEVEITKPHIIKHVQNFLTQSFENLNQKQIETFSVDMFNFCVESPSAFRSFVRDLLISLKEFATNQDELYEADRQEALQRAKMAEDNKLIKLRGLMKEDVPSFSAIDVDDECINVE, from the exons atggaaaatgaATCGTTCAATCCCCTCTCTTTGTTAGATAAAAACCAAGCGTTTGATGCTGAAAAATTGAAATTGTTAGACAATGTGGTGGAAGCTTTATTAGATACTAAAGATAAGAATAGAAGAGATTTTGCACAGAATTTGTTAAATCAATTTAAGATGTTAGATACATCATGGAGATCTGTATCAATAATATTAGAACATAGTGAGAATGTGAATACAAAATTTTATGGTTTACAAATATTAGaagaatgtataaataatcgTTGGAATATATTACCTtcagaagaaaaagaaggtATGAAGAATTTTATAGCTTGCTATACTATTACTTTATCAACTGAAGGTACAACGGTTGGTGTAGATAGACATTTATTGAACAAATTAGATGAGACATTAATTCAGATTGTAAAACAAGAATGGCCTGATTCATGGTCTAGTTTTATTCCTGATATAGTAAATTCAGCAAAATTAAATCAAAATGTATGtgagaataatatgaaattattaaatatgttaAGTGAAGAAGTATTTGAATTTGGTAATGAGACGTTAgttaaaaagaagaaagagAAATTGAGAAATGAATATGCTAGTCAATTTCAAGAAgtttataatttatgtttatatatattagaagcAAATGtctataataaaagaagtaCGAATACATCTTTGATTAAACAGACATTACATTGTTtatctaatttttttaaatggattcctttaacatatatatttgataaatataaatttaatgataataatattcaaataatagATTTATTGTTTGATCATTTTTGGGATGATATATCTTATAAAATAGAATGTGTTAAGTGTATACAAGAAATAGTAATGTTAAAaattgatgaaaaaaatatcctCTATTTTGATAATgtgtttataaatttatggaCAAAATTAGttagtaaaataaaattattaccaAATgcaaatgaaatgaaaaacaTCCCACccgaattaaaaatattttgggaacaatattttttacaattaAGTATATGTATAACTagctttttaaaaaattatcgaGAAAAAAttgttgaaaaaaataataatactaatgATGTAAATATTGTAttcaaatttttaaatatgttagCTAATAGTAATATGGAAGaagtatttttaattataattgattattataatatttttacagaACAATTAATTAGAGAATTAATAACTCGTTTAGAACAAGaacataattttaaaaataaaaatgatatgaatTCTTCATCTCTTGATATGAAAAATACATTAACGACAAATATGAATTTAGATTCATCATCTTTAACAAATAGAAAATCATATAGTTTTGTAACAatgaataatgatataaatcttttaaacaacaacaataataataataatagtaataatatgaatagtaGTAATATGAATTCAAATAtggttattaatattaatgaatatTCTTCTATTTTAGATAAAATTGATTTAAATCCATCAGATATTAAGAAAATGTGCCCAcgtataaaattatatgaatttatattaaacgATATTAGAAAGACTGTTATTGAAAAAATGGCTAAACCACaagaaatttatatttcttatgaTAATGAGACTGGTGAAGTTGTTCGAGATTTTGAACCAGATACTACTgaaatttctttatataatactatGAAAACAACATTGGTTTATTTAACTTATTTAGGTTCAGAAAAAACCATGGAATTAATTGttgaattattaaataaagaatcAGAGAAATCGTTAAAAAATAcgaataaaaatgaagtatGGAATAGTACCAAAACGAATAGAATTAGTTATGCCGTTGGTTCTATTTCTATGTGTATgactttaaaaaaagaacaagacTTTTTAATGTACATTCTcagaatatatttacatatgatTGAAGTTAAAAATGGCGAAGAAAATAGAGCCATTCTAGCTTCATGTGTTATGTACATTGTTAGTCAATATCATAGATTTTTAAAACTTCATTGGAGATTTCTTAAAACggttatgaaaaaattatttgaatttgCTGAGAATGAAAAGGTACAAGATATGGCAGCTGAAAcgattttaaaaatatgtaaacaatgtaaaaatgttatagctaaaaataatcataataatgataataatgaatctTTTTTTAgtacatttattaaattccataataatattatgcatAAGCTACCAGAAAAATTgaatcttttattatatgaagcTATAGCTCATGTTATTTCATGTTTCCCTTATGAAGAAAAACAAGAAAGCATAAAAGTGTTAATGAGCAAATTAATGAATTTATGGAATTCATTAATATATGCAAATAATAATGGTGCTATAAaagatatgaataatacaaattctttaaataataataatataaataataacaataatattaatattaataatgatgatatgaaaaatttaGAACATTTATGTACTTATGAAAATTCCAAATTGATTATTACATTTGTTAGAGTAAATTGTAGATTAGCATATGCATTAtcctatttttattatgaacaaCTAGCTTTAGTTTTTCTagactttttaaaaatttatcaaCTTTATAGTAAATTCATTAATTTAGAAGTAGAAGCAAATGGTACAAAAAGAATTAAGCATGCACAATTTAgaaatttgtttttaatgAAAAGAGAATTCTTACATCTAATCGAAACTACCATAGAGAGAAgttgttataatatacaagATTTAGAAAAGGAATTGTTAAAAAGAgagcaaaaaaaattaaaaaatgaaattgaTGAATCCATGGAAATCCATTTACCAACAATCGAAGAAgcaaaacaaataaattttcaaatgactagtaatatattaaatgtattattagAAACTATATTAGTTGATTATAGAGATAGTAATCCACATATAAAAGATGCAGAagtattttcattattatcaacaGTCTTTAAAAAAATCGAAAATGTAACATGTCCTATCTTACCTACAGTACTaaattatgtattattacCAACAATAGATATGATTAAAAATGATTTCTCATCTTATCCAGAACATCgtgaaaaattttataatttcttagATGCATGTGTAAGACATTGttttgattatttatttacattagattcagaaatatttaatacatttattcAATCTTTATTATGGGCTATAAAACATGAACATCCATCGGTAGCTGATCATGGTTTAAGAATAACACAGCAATttcttcataatattataataaagaaaaaagaatatcTAGAAGAATTTTGTAAGGctttttattacattatattaaatgaaatacTAAAAACACTAACAGATTCTTTTCACAAATCTGGTTTTCATTATCAAACCATAATTTTAATGAATTTATTACGATTGTTAGAATTTGAAGTAGTAAATATACCTGAAGTAGAAATAACAAAAccacatataataaaacatgtaCAAAACTTTTTAACTCAATCTTTTGAAAATTTAAACCAAAAACAAATAGAGACATTCTCCGTCgatatgtttaatttttgtgTGGAGTCTCCATCAGCCTTTCGATCTTTCGTTCGAGATTTGTTAATATCACTAAAg GAATTCGCAACAAATCAAGATGAACTTTATGAAGCCGACAGACAAGAAGCATTACAGAGAGCAAAAATGGCAGAAGATAATAAACTTATAAAG TTAAGAGGATTAATGAAGGAAGATGTCCCAAGCTTTTCAGCTATAGATGTTGATGACGAATGTATAAAcgttgaataa
- a CDS encoding N-ethylmaleimide-sensitive fusion protein, which translates to MRTNLQCCKLQSQELALTNCGFINIGLYNNLKKSVKSNDVYSEVGNMVLILRGDGNIGREEIALNTCQREFSRIQLKELVEINILDKENKNDLVNFIPIDSIELEVNLFVKPDRLIEMEDEKLEDVFKKYFLNHILTKGQILALKYNDILLKCIVKDLKTADFDEIKRLNNSNNNNNNRNSSGFSGYFNKWSPGFNNADNQNLSYNRYERGILFENTECIFTSISDGGKLCIESKKVLKQNIIKNNFNFEELGIGALDEEFKTIFRRTFASRIYPNYIIKQLSIKHVKGMILYGPPGTGKTLIARQIGKTLNAREPKIINGPEILNKYVGQSEENIRNLFKDAEMEYKQSGENSLLHIIILDEIDAICRQRGNVGSSSTGVNDSVVNQLLSKIDGVNSLNNILLIGMTNRIDLIDEALLRPGRFELHIEISLPNKEGRIQILNIHTKNMRMSNKLSSDVNILELAERTPNFSGAEIEGLVRNTVSYAFERHINFNDLTKPINADDIMITKNDFMKALKETKPAFGAEEDIIGNLLCNGIINYGKEYENIENTCKLLIKQIVDNENTKLMSILLYGENGSGKTTISAYIAKCANFHFTKFITPENLIGYSEIGRINYINKIFEDAYKTPLSLVILDNIERLIDYTRIGPRFSNSILQAIMVLIKKKPKKENQKILIICTTSEYQFMKDVGLTKNFFVNIHVPLLSTSSSIKNVLQHRNQTYHDFPNNEIEKVISSNIIKNIAIKNLLMIIDMASEASDDKNITSDVFLKIFNDCGLLLDDDTDY; encoded by the coding sequence AGGTAATATGGTTTTAATATTAAGAGGTGATGGGAATATAGGGAGAGAAGAAATTGCTTTAAATACTTGTCAAAGGGAATTTTCGAGAATCCAATTAAAGGAGTTagtagaaataaatatattagataaagaaaataagaaTGATCTTGTTAATTTTATACCTATTGATTCCATTGAATTAGAAGTAAATTTGTTTGTTAAACCTGATCGTTTAATTGAAATGGAAGATGAGAAATTAGAAGACgtgtttaaaaaatattttcttaatcatatattaacGAAAGGTCAAATATTagctttaaaatataatgatatattattaaaatgtatagTAAAAGATTTAAAGACAGCCGATTTTGATGAGATAAAGAGattaaataatagtaataataataataataatagaaattCTTCGGGATTTAGTGgctattttaataaatggaGTCCTGGATTTAATAATGCAGATAATCAAAATCTATCTTATAATAGATATGAAAGAggtatattatttgaaaataCTGAATGCATATTTACAAGCATAAGTGATGGAGGGAAATTATGTATTGAATCGAAGAAAGTATTAAAACagaatatcataaaaaataatttcaaCTTTGAAGAATTAGGTATAGGAGCATTAGATGAAGAATTCAAGACCATCTTTAGAAGAACGTTTGCTAGTAGGATATAtccaaattatattataaaacaatTAAGTATAAAGCATGTAAAGGGTATGATATTATATGGTCCTCCTGGTACAGGTAAAACCTTAATAGCTAGACAAATAGGGAAGACATTGAATGCACGAGAACCGAAAATAATTAATGGTccagaaatattaaataaatatgttggACAATCAGAAGAAAATATTcgtaatttatttaaagatGCAGAAATGGAATATAAACAGAGTGGTGAGAAttcattattacatataataatattagatGAAATAGATGCTATATGTAGACAAAGAGGAAATGTAGGTTCAAGTAGTACTGGGGTAAATGATAGTGTAGTAAATcaattattatcaaaaatcGATGGAGTAAAtagtttaaataatatattattaattggAATGACAAATAGAATAGATTTAATAGATGAAGCTTTGCTTCGTCCTGGAAGATTTGAGTTACATATAGAAATATCTTTACCAAATAAGGAAGGCAgaatacaaatattaaatattcatacaaaaaatatgagAATGAGTAATAAATTAAGTTCagatgtaaatatattagaatTAGCCGAAAGAACACCTAACTTTTCTGGAGCAGAAATTGAAGGGTTAGTAAGAAATACAGTTTCCTATGCTTTTGAAAgacatattaattttaatgattTAACAAAGCCTATAAATGCAGATgatataatgataacaaaaaATGATTTTATGAAAGCATTGAAAGAAACGAAACCTGCATTTGGAGCTGAAGAAGATATTATAGGtaatttattatgtaatggaataataaattatggaAAAGAATATGAGAATATTGAGAATACatgtaaattattaattaaacaaatagtagataatgaaaatacaaaattaatgagtatattattatatggtgAAAATGGTTCAGGAAAAACAACTATTTCTGCTTATATAGCCAAATGTGCAAATTTCCATTTTACTAAATTTATAACACCAGAAAATTTAATAGGTTATTCAGAAATTGGtagaataaattatataaataaaatatttgaagaTGCATATAAAACACCTTTATCTTTAGTTATTCTTGATAATATTGAAAGGTTAATTGATTATACTCGTATTGGACCACGTTTTAGTAATTCCATTTTACAAGCTATCATGgtcttaataaaaaagaaaccaaaaaaagagaatcaaaaaattttaattatctGTACTACATCAGAATATCAATTTATGAAGGATGTTGGTTTAACcaaaaatttttttgttaacaTACACGTTCCATTGTTAAGTACATCTTCTTCaattaaaaatgttttaCAACATAGAAATCAAACATATCATGATTTTCCGAATAACGAAATAGAAAAGGTAATATCATCTAATATAATTAAGAATATAGCGatcaaaaatttattaatgatTATTGATATGGCATCAGAGGCCTcggatgataaaaatattacgaGTGAtgtttttttgaaaatttttaatGACTGCGGTTTGCTTTTGGATGACGACACAGACTATTAA